A stretch of the Osmerus mordax isolate fOsmMor3 chromosome 12, fOsmMor3.pri, whole genome shotgun sequence genome encodes the following:
- the glra4a gene encoding glycine receptor, alpha 4a, giving the protein MLPQVIRILYVLSFCFFQGGFIRPSSCKEEIKPSSRAGPQLSPSDFLDKLMGRTSGYDARIRPNFKGEPVNVSCNIFINSFGSITETTMDYRLNVFLRQKWNDPRLAYSEYPDDSLDLDPSMLDSIWKPDLFFANEKGANFHEVTTDNKLLRIFRDGSVLYSIRLTLILSCPMDLKNFPMDIQTCTMQLESFGYTMNDLFFEWMSDGPAVQVAEDLTLPQFVLKEEKDLGYCTKHYNTGKFTCIEVKFHLERQMGYYLIQMYIPSLLIVILSWVSFWINMDAAPARVGLGITTVLTMTTQSSGSRASLPKVSYVKAIDIWMAVCLLFVFAALLEYAAVNFVSRQHKEFIRLRKKQRRQRIEEELVRESRGFYFGGYGLGHCLQTKDGTGVEGASVFAPPPRVATIHDSEALRKRFVDRAKRIDTISRAVFPLSFLIFNIFYWVTYKVLRHEDIHANL; this is encoded by the exons ACCAAGCTCCTGTAAGGAGGAGATAAAGCCGTCCAGCCGGGCAGGGCCACAGCTGTCCCCGTCTGACTTCCTGGACAAGCTCATGGGTAGAACGTCTGGCTATGACGCCCGCATCCGACCCAACTTCAAAG GGGAACCTGTAAATGTCTCCTGCAATATATTTATTAACAGCTTTGGGTCCATCACCGAGACAACAATG GACTACAGGCTCAATGTGTTCCTACGGCAAAAGTGGAATGACCCCCGACTGGCATATAGTGAATACCCCGATGACTCTTTGGACTTGGATCCCTCCATGTTGGACTCCATCTGGAAGCCTGACCTCTTCTTCGCCAACGAGAAAGGGGCCAACTTCCATGAGGTCACCACTGACAATAAACTGCTGAGGATCTTCAGAGATGGCAGTGTGCTATATAGTATAAG GCTGACTCTTATCCTGTCCTGCCCTATGGACTTGAAGAATTTCCCAATGGACATTCAGACCTGTACCATGCAGCTTGAAAGCT TTGGGTACACCATGAATGACTTGTTCTTTGAGTGGATGAGTGACGGGCCGGCCGTGCAAGTGGCTGAGGACCTGACTCTCCCCCAGTTTGtgttgaaggaggagaaggacctgGGCTACTGCACCAAGCATTATAACACAG GGAAGTTCACCTGCATCGAGGTCAAATTCCACCTGGAGCGTCAGATGGGCTACTACCTGATCCAGATgtacatcccctccctcctcatcgtCATCCTCTCCTGGGTCTCCTTCTGGATCAACATGGACGCTGCGCCCGCCCGGGTGGGCCTGGGGATCACCACGGTGCTCACCATGACGACCCAGAGCTCGGGCTCCAGAGCCTCGCTGCCTAAG GTGTCCTACGTGAAGGCCATTGACATCTGGATGGCGGTGTGTCTACTGTTTGTGTTTGCTGCTCTGCTGGAGTACGCAGCGGTCAACTTTGTCTCGCGGCAACACAAGGAGTTCATCAGGCTGAGGAAGAAACAACGACGGCAGAGAATA GAAGAGGAACTGGTGAGGGAGAGCCGTGGGTTTTACTTCGGGGGTTATGGCCTGGGTCACTGCCTGCAGACCAAGGATGGCACTGGCGTGGAGGGCGCCTCGGTCTTTGCCCCGCCGCCACGAGTAGCCACCATACACGACAGCGAGGCGCTCCGCAAACGCTTTGTGGACCGGGCCAAGCGCATCGATACTATATCACGAGCTGTCTTCCCCCTGAGTTTCCTCATATTCAACATCTTCTACTGGGTCACATACAAAGTGCTGCGACATGAGGACATCCATGCAAACTTGTAA